One part of the Glycine max cultivar Williams 82 chromosome 14, Glycine_max_v4.0, whole genome shotgun sequence genome encodes these proteins:
- the LOC100804941 gene encoding AT-hook motif nuclear-localized protein 16, with the protein MFGEMDRKQEQDKGNSNMSGIDVALISPKVPKAVSPVSSAAAEGDTLRRPRGRPAGSKNKPKPPIIVTRDSANALKAHAMEVSSGCDVNESLLNFARRKQRGLYILNGTGCVTNVTLRQPGSAGAIVTLHGRFEILSLLGSILPPPAPPGITGLTIYLAGAQGQVVGGAVVGALIASGPLVIMAASFMHATFDRLPLEDDELAAAMQNQHYQNGRTHHLDISDLYAIPQNLLMNGTMPPEIYSWAPGRNFSKT; encoded by the coding sequence ATGTTTGGTGAAATGGATAGAAAGCAAGAACAAGACAAGGGAAACTCAAACATGTCTGGCATTGATGTAGCTCTAATATCTCCCAAAGTCCCAAAAGCAGTTTCACCAGTTTCTTCTGCAGCAGCAGAAGGGGACACCTTAAGGCGACCACGTGGCCGGCCAGCTGGCTCCAAAAACAAACCTAAGCCACCAATAATTGTCACCAGAGATAGTGCTAATGCACTGAAGGCTCATGCCATGGAAGTAAGCTCAGGCTGTGATGTGAATGAAAGTTTGTTGAACTTTGCAAGGAGAAAGCAACGTGGCCTTTACATACTCAATGGAACAGGCTGTGTAACAAATGTAACATTGCGCCAACCAGGCTCAGCTGGTGCCATTGTGACCCTTCACGGTCGATTCGAGATTCTTTCACTTCTGGGGTCAATCCTTCCCCCACCAGCCCCTCCAGGGATCACAGGCCTCACAATTTACTTGGCAGGTGCTCAAGGGCAAGTTGTGGGAGGTGCTGTGGTTGGTGCTTTGATTGCTTCAGGCCCTCTTGTAATCATGGCTGCATCATTCATGCATGCTACTTTCGATCGCCTTCCATTGGAAGATGATGAACTTGCTGCTGCAATGCAGAATCAGCATTACCAAAATGGACGCACCCACCATCTTGATATTTCTGACTTGTATGCAATCCCACAGAACCTGCTCATGAATGGTACAATGCCCCCAGAGATATACTCTTGGGCACCAGGGAGGAACTTCTCAAAAACCTGA
- the LOC100803875 gene encoding glycerol-3-phosphate acyltransferase 1: MVFPMVLLRLADWVLYQLLANSCYRAARKMKSYGFHLGYLSSKPPLQPSSFPSVTKCDLEGRGSQTLVACDIHRVLLRSHSFFPYFMLVAFEGGSILRALLLLLSCPVLWILDHELSLRVMTFITFCGLRTSAMENMSRAVLPKFYLENLNLHAYEVLASAGSKVVFTSVPRVMVEGFLREYLSVGAVVGTELHSVGCYFSGLVSGSGLLVKHRALKDYFGDRKPDIGVGSSSVHDHLFLSLCKEAYVVNNEEGKGNPSSVLPRDKYPKPLIFHDGRLAFLPTPSATLYMFMWFPLGILLAIYRILLGILLPYGWAMALGVWSGINLQVKGNVLEEKSEQNKGVLFVCSHRTLLDPVFLSTCLAKPLTAVTYSLSKVSELIAPIRTVRLTRDRRKDGETMQRLLKEGDLVVCPEGTTCREPYLLRFSSLFAELADEIVPVAVNSHVSMFYGTTASGLKCLDPIFFLMNPRPSYYIEVLGKVPKELTCAGGRSSCEVANYIQQKLACALGFECTTLTRRDKYMMLAGNEGIVHEDKWRKCY, translated from the exons atggtGTTCCCAATGGTGCTTCTGAGACTTGCAGACTGGGTCTTGTACCAGCTGCTTGCTAACTCGTGTTATAGAGCAGCAAGAAAAATGAAGAGTTATGGATTCCATTTGGGGTATTTGTCATCTAAACCACCCCTTCAACCTTCTTCTTTCCCTAGCGTTACCAAATGTGATTTGGAGGGTAGAGGCTCACAAACACTTGTTGCTTGTGACATTCATAGAGTCCTTTTGAGGTCCCACTCCTTCTTTCCTTATTTCATGCTTGTTGCCTTTGAAGGTGGCAGCATTTTAAGGGCACTCCTCTTGCTCTTGTCTTGTCCTGTGTTGTGGATTTTAGACCATGAGTTAAGTCTTAGGGTCATGACCTTCATCACCTTTTGTGGGCTAAGAACAAGTGCCATGGAAAATATGTCAAGGGCTGTTTTGCCCAAGTTTTATTTGGAGAATCTCAACCTTCATGCTTATGAGGTTCTGGCCTCAGCAGGGTCTAAAGTTGTTTTCACTAGTGTGCCTAGAGTTATGGTGGAAGGGTTTCTTAGGGAGTATTTGAGTGTCGGTGCTGTTGTTGGCACAGAGTTGCACAGTGTTGGTTGCTACTTTAGTGGTTTGGTTTCTGGTTCTGGCTTGCTTGTGAAGCACAGAGCACTGAAGGATTATTTTGGAGACAGAAAGCCTGATATTGGGGTTGGAAGCTCTAGTGTTCATGATCATCTTTTTCTCTCCCTTTGCAAG GAAGCATATGTGGTGAACAATGAAGAGGGCAAGGGCAACCCAAGTTCAGTGTTGCCAAGGGACAAATATCCAAAGCCCCTAATATTCCATGATGGAAGACTAGCATTCCTGCCTACTCCCTCAGCAACTCTATATATGTTCATGTGGTTTCCATTAGGAATTCTTTTAGCCATTTATAGAATCCTTTTGGGTATTCTACTTCCTTATGGATGGGCAATGGCATTAGGGGTTTGGAGTGGCATAAATCTGCAAGTCAAAGGCAATGTCCTAGAAGAAAAGTCAGAGCAAAACAAAGGGGTCCTATTTGTATGCTCCCACAGGACTCTCCTTGATCCTGTTTTCCTAAGCACATGTTTGGCAAAGCCTTTGACTGCAGTCACATACAGCCTAAGCAAAGTGTCTGAGTTAATAGCCCCTATTAGGACAGTGAGACTAACAAGGGACAGAAGAAAAGATGGTGAAACCATGCAAAGGCTCCTCAAAGAAGGTGATTTAGTGGTGTGTCCTGAAGGAACAACTTGTAGGGAGCCATATTTACTAAGGTTCAGCTCACTGTTTGCTGAATTGGCTGATGAGATTGTTCCTGTGGCTGTCAATAGTCATGTGAGCATGTTCTATGGGACCACAGCAAGCGGTTTGAAATGCTTGGAccctattttctttctcatgAATCCAAGGCCTAGCTACTATATTGAGGTTCTTGGAAAGGTTCCCAAGGAACTAACATGTGCCGGAGGAAGGTCAAGCTGTGAAGTGGCAAACTATATACAGCAAAAGTTGGCTTGTGCTTTGGGATTTGAGTGCACCACACTTACTAGGAGGGATAAGTACATGATGCTGGCAGGGAATGAAGGGATTGTGCATGAAGACAAGTGGAGAAAATGCTATTGA
- the LOC102664492 gene encoding PLASMODESMATA CALLOSE-BINDING PROTEIN 5 — MERSVFYYVIFLLMCHFLCSGSSRTQKEVPGHVNVLGHDQGKQEFTASISTVQRDITTPITTIPNLVPTTPTISTSPFLNPNSNPDTVSPASTIPFTTPTTVNSPISSGASWCIASPTASQTTLQIALDYACGYDGADCSAIQPGGSCYNPNSIRDHASYAFNKYYQKNPVPNSCNFGGTAVIISTNPSTGACEYPSTSTSTSVLNTTNSSGANVFGSVPVPTEPSPSAAAAPDTLNGFADICIVLWIISTLQRNYL, encoded by the exons ATGGAAAGGAGTGTATTTTACTATGTGATATTTCTCTTAATGTGTCATTTCCTCTGTTCAG GTTCAAGTAGGACACAAAAGGAAGTACCTGGACATGTGAATGTACTAGGACATGATCAAGGGAAACAAGAATTCACTGCCTCAATTTCTACAGTCCAAAGGGATATTACCACTCCCATCACCACCATTCCAAACTTAGTTCCAACCACTCCCACCATTTCAACATCTCCATTCCTGAATCCTAATTCCAATCCAGACACAGTCTCTCCAGCCTCCACAATCCCATTTACCACTCCCACCACTGTGAATTCTCCAATCTCCTCAGGTGCAAGCTGGTGCATTGCAAGCCCAACTGCCTCGCAGACTACTCTACAAATTGCATTGGACTATGCTTGTGGCTATGATGGTGCTGATTGCTCAGCAATTCAACCTGGTGGAAGCTGTTACAACCCAAATTCCATCAGGGACCATGCTTCTTATGCCTTCAATAAGTATTATCAAAAGAATCCTGTTCCAAATAGCTGCAATTTTGGTGGAACTGCTGTCATCATTAGCACTAACCCAA GCACTGGGGCATGTGAATATCCATCAACTAG CACTAGTACATCAGTGTTGAACACAACAAACTCAAGCGGTGCCAACGTTTTTGGTTCAGTGCCAGTGCCCACAGAACCCTCTCCCTCTGCTGCTGCTGCACCTGACACATTAAATGGCTTTGCAGATATTTGTATCGTTCTGTGGATAATTTCAACTTTGCAAAGAAATTATCTCTAA
- the LOC100804411 gene encoding pentatricopeptide repeat-containing protein At2g42920, chloroplastic produces MSTLCSALPPSSSSSPSIAKFISDQPCLTMLQTQCTNMKDLQKIHAHIIKTGLAHHTVAASRVLTFCASSSGDINYAYLLFTTIPSPNLYCWNTIIRGFSRSSTPHLAISLFVDMLCSSVLPQRLTYPSVFKAYAQLGAGYDGAQLHGRVVKLGLEKDQFIQNTIIYMYANSGLLSEARRVFDELVDLDVVACNSMIMGLAKCGEVDKSRRLFDNMPTRTRVTWNSMISGYVRNKRLMEALELFRKMQGERVEPSEFTMVSLLSACAHLGALKHGEWVHDYVKRGHFELNVIVLTAIIDMYCKCGVIVKAIEVFEASPTRGLSCWNSIIIGLALNGYERKAIEYFSKLEASDLKPDHVSFIGVLTACKYIGAVGKARDYFSLMMNKYEIEPSIKHYTCMVEVLGQAALLEEAEQLIKGMPLKADFIIWGSLLSSCRKHGNVEIAKRAAQRVCELNPSDASGYLLMSNVQAASNQFEEAMEQRILMRERLAEKEPGCSSIELYGEVHEFLAGGRLHPKAREIYYLLNDSSFALQD; encoded by the coding sequence ATGTCAACTCTTTGTTCTGCACTTcctccatcatcatcatcatcaccctCCATAGCAAAGTTCATCTCCGACCAACCATGCCTCACCATGCTCCAAACCCAATGCACCAACATGAAAGACCTCCAAAAGATCCATGCCCACATCATCAAAACCGGCCTTGCTCACCACACCGTTGCTGCTAGCCGCGTCCTCACTTTCTGCGCCTCTTCATCTGGTGACATCAACTATGCCTACTTGCTCTTCACCACCATTCCAAGCCCAAACCTTTATTGCTGGAACACAATCATCAGAGGCTTCTCTCGGAGCTCAACCCCTCATCTTGCAATATCTCTTTTTGTTGATATGTTGTGTTCTTCAGTTCTGCCCCAACGCTTGACTTACCCTTCTGTTTTCAAGGCTTATGCTCAACTGGGTGCTGGCTATGATGGAGCTCAGCTTCATGGGAGGGTTGTTAAGTTGGGTCTTGAGAAGGACCAGTTTATTCAAAATACTATCATTTACATGTATGCTAATAGTGGGTTATTGAGTGAGGCTAGGAGAGTGTTTGATGAACTTGTGGATCTTGATGTGGTGGCTTGCAATTCTATGATTATGGGGCTTGCTAAGTGTGGGGAGGTTGATAAGTCTAGGAGGTTGTTTGATAACATGCCTACAAGAACCAGAGTTACTTGGAATTCTATGATTAGTGGTTATGTTAGGAATAAGAGGCTGATGGAGGCATTGGAGCTTTTCCGCAAGATGCAGGGAGAAAGGGTTGAGCCTAGTGAATTTACAATGGTGAGCTTGTTAAGTGCTTGTGCCCATTTAGGAGCACTTAAACATGGGGAGTGGGTTCATGATTATGTAAAAAGGGGTCATTTTGAGTTGAATGTCATTGTTCTCACAGCAATTATTGACATGTACTGCAAGTGTGGAGTTATTGTAAAGGCTATTGAAGTGTTTGAGGCATCACCCACAAGAGGATTATCATGTTGGAACTCCATTATAATAGGACTTGCCCTGAATGGTTATGAGAGAAAAGCAATTGAGTACTTCTCTAAGCTTGAAGCCTCAGATTTAAAGCCAGACCATGTAAGTTTCATTGGTGTTTTAACTGCTTGTAAATATATAGGAGCAGTAGGAAAAGCAAGGGACTATTTTTCTCTGATGATGAATAAGTATGAGATTGAGCCATCCATAAAACACTACACTTGCATGGTTGAAGTGCTAGGTCAAGCTGCGCTACTAGAAGAAGCAGAACAACTAATAAAGGGTATGCCTCTAAAGGCTGATTTTATTATATGGGGGTCTTTGCTTTCATCTTGTAGGAAGCATGGGAATGTAGAAATTGCGAAACGAGCTGCACAAAGAGTCTGTGAGTTAAATCCAAGTGATGCCAGTGGTTATTTACTTATGTCTAATGTTCAGGCTGCATCCAACCAATTTGAAGAGGCAATGGAGCAAAGAATTTTGATGAGAGAAAGATTGGCAGAGAAGGAGCCAGGATGCAGTTCAATAGAACTATATGGTGAGGTTCATGAGTTCTTGGCTGGGGGGAGGCTACATCCTAAAGCTCGAGAGATTTACTATTTACTGAATGACTCCAGTTTTGCACTTCAAGATTGA